From the Gasterosteus aculeatus chromosome 13, fGasAcu3.hap1.1, whole genome shotgun sequence genome, one window contains:
- the ccno gene encoding cyclin-O — MVSSAQGQRGSDAVYKRRRADGPSPPTEAHATVRRHRKQTLVSKLSDSGFEEELGSSPIGLPARVDVSPLRSDERPSGRVSNWYLQYGDVGFQIQRDNEALFYSCKSLAHQPQLTAEARCKLVSWLIPVHKHFRLSFECCCLAVNIVDRFMAATPVAADCFQLLGVTALLLASKQVEVCSPRIGHLLDLCCDAFTKEQLCNLECLVLLRLNFRLSAPTLAFFLDYYANSADAAPFKDETPCSSGSASTHPDARRPERCGSMARKVCELSLADYAFNKYPPSLTARCALRIAGELLEREHPGTPSPERPAVECLEAKEHFLPLLSQGSCNHDPAQECRDSLRLLVSLNQDSLEGMSV; from the exons ATGGTGTCCTCTGCGCAGGGACAGCGTGGTTCCGATGCCGTTTATAAACGGAGACGGGCCGACGGCCCGTCCCCTCCAACAGAAGCGCACGCGACCGTGCGGCGGCACAGAAAGCAGACCCTCGTGTCCAAGCTGAGCGATTCCGGTTTCGAGGAAGAATTGGGATCCAGCCCGATTGGCCTCCCGGCTCGGGTAGACGTGTCCCCGCTGCGTTCGGACGAGCGTCCCTCGGGACGGGTGTCCAACTGGTACCTCCAGTACGGCGACGTCGGTTTCCAGATCCAGAGAGACAACGAGGCGCTGTTTTATTCCTGCAAAAGCTTGGCACACCAGCCCCAG CTGACCGCGGAGGCCCGCTGTAAGCTCGTCAGCTGGCTCATCCCCGTCCACAAACACTTCCGCCTGTCCTTCGAGTGCTGCTGCCTGGCGGTGAACATCGTGGACAGGTTCATGGCGGCCACGCCGGTGGCTGCGGACTGCTTCCAGCTGCTGGGCGTCACCGCGCTCCTCCTGGCCAGCAAACAG GTGGAGGTATGCTCGCCCCGGATCGGACACCTCCTGGACCTGTGCTGTGACGCGTTCACCAAGGAGCAGCTCTGCAACCTGGAGTGTCTGGTGCTCCTCCGCCTGAACTTCCGGCTCTCCGCGCCCACGCTGGCCTTTTTCCTGGACTATTACGCCAACAGCGCCGACGCAGCGCCGTTTAAGGACGAGACCCCGTGCAGCAGCGGGTCTGCGAGCACACATCCAGACGCAAGGAGACCGGAGCGGTGCGGTAGCATGGCGCGCAAGGTGTGCGAGTTGAGTCTGGCGGACTATGCTTTCAACAAATACCCGCCGTCCCTGACCGCCCGGTGCGCGCTCAGGATAGCCGGCGAGCTTCTGGAGCGTGAACATCCGGGCACCCCGTCACCCGAGCGCCCCGCGGTGGAGTGTCTGGAAGCGAAGGAGCACTTCCTGCCCCTGTTAAGTCAAGGGAGCTGCAACCACGATCCGGCCCAGGAGTGCAGGGACAGCCTGAGGCTGCTGGTTTCATTAAACCAGGACTCACTGGAAGGGATGTCCGTGTGA
- the mcidas gene encoding multicilin has product MERTELQRDRHVFGNVRPYQEGRRTVGKAKDTLVPRSSSPVSVYVDLPCVIEQAFPTIAWDDLEDCASLVRRESDSLNSQVNDSDGDDQDFGDYVLDFMADSPATLENNLSPAELVPFQGCVLPLLTTERSFSSGPDLVHCSTGAGLPCVQDGAHWQAIAQYQGGALGDHIEVNNQLHETLLRRQEESLQERSLPLRQLASRAKHLASVLEKLLTVADVSEPPMPGSDRTSLSPCKRQRLDEGYETEPSDSVEDMLRDISTRCNAVLHGADAGTGPPREAETIRMHGTFSGLQTCFSGSLAADGAAPDQSVSSFRTCVREHCTMRTRVLPHGRAFTSRTQQGGYRFRWVPDHS; this is encoded by the exons ATGGAGCGAACAGAGCTGCAAAGAGACAGGCACGTGTTTGGCAATGTGCGCCCCTAccaagaggggaggaggactgTGGGAAAAGCCAAG GACACGCTGGTGCCAAGGAGCAGCAGCCCGGTCAGTGTGTACGTTGACCTCCCGTGCGTCATTGAGCAAG CTTTTCCAACAATCGCGTGGGACGATTTGGAGGACTGCGCGTCTTTGGTGAGACGGGAGAGCGACTCACTTAACTCTCAg GTGAACGATTCTGATGGAGATGACCAAGATTTTGGAGATTATGTGCTGGATTTCATGGCAG ATTCTCCTGCCACGCTGGAGAACAATCTGTCTCCAGCTGAGCTTGTACCATTCCAAGGATGcgtccttcccctcctcaccaCTGAGCGGTCTTTCTCTTCTGGGCCCGATCTGGTTCACTGTTCCACAGGAGCAGGCCTTCCATGTGTCCAAGACGGAGCTCATTGGCAGGCCATCGCTCAGTACCAGGGCGGGGCGCTGGGAGATCACATCGAAGTCAACAATCAG ctccaTGAGACTCTACTGCGCCGACAGGAAGAGAGCCTCCAGGAGAGGAGCCTTCCCCTCAGGCAGCTGGCCAGCCGCGCCAAGCATCTCGCCTCGGTGCTCGAA AAACTGCTGACAGTCGCAGACGTGAGCGAGCCACCGATGCCGGGCAGCGACAGAACTTCCCTCAGTCCCTGCAAGCGGCAGCGACTTGATGAAGGATACGAAACGGAGCCCTCCGACTCAGTGGAGGACATGCTGAGGGACATCAGCACGCGCTGCAACGCCGTCCTGCACGGCGCTGATGCAGGGACGGGACCCCCGCGGGAAGCAGAGACCATACGCATGCACGGCACATTCTCGGGCCTGCAGACCTGCTTCTCCGGCAGCTTGGCGGCGGACGGAGCAGCGCCCGACCAGAGCGTCTCGTCCTTCAGGACTTGCGTTCGAGAGCACTGCACCATGAGGACGCGGGTGTTGCCTCACGGACGGGCCTTCACCTCCAGGACTCAGCAAGGAGGGTACCGCTTCCGCTGGGTTCCTGACCACAGCTGA